A stretch of the Arvicola amphibius chromosome 8, mArvAmp1.2, whole genome shotgun sequence genome encodes the following:
- the Leng1 gene encoding leukocyte receptor cluster member 1, with translation MNILPKKSWHVRNKDNVARVRRDEAQAREEEKERERRVLLAQQEARTEFLRKKARRQNSLPELEAADARVPSSGPVDLFKELLEEGKGVPRGNKEHEEEKRQEKERQEKALGILTYLGQSAAEAQTQPPWYQLPPGKGGCPPGPSPDEKIKNRLDPLREMQKHLGKKRHSSESRPSREERPQKQRPREPPSLQELRAERLQREAAERARAEALLARVQGRASQQGQVEVEETDERRRRYNSQFNPQLARHPRQQNPTPTH, from the exons ATGAATATTTTGCCCAAGAAGAGCTGGCACGTCCGGAACAAGGACAATGTCGCCCGCGTGCGGCGCGACGAGGCCCAGGCccgggaggaggagaaggagcgtGAGCGGAGGGTGTTGCTCGCTCAGCAAGAG GCACGAACAGAATTCTTACGGAAGAAAGCCAGGCGCCAGAACTCACTGCCTGAACTGGAAGCAGCAGATGCAAGAGTTCCAAGTTCTGGCCCTGTGGACCTGTTTAAGGAGCtgctggaagaagggaaaggagtgcCCAGAGGGAATAAAGAGCATGAGGAAGAGAAACGACAGGAGAAG GAGAGGCAAGAGAAAGCACTAGGCATCCTGACGTACTTGGGCCAGAGTGCAGCAGAAGCCCAAACTCAACCTCCTTGGTACCAGCTTCCCCCAGGGAAAGGGGGCTGCCCTCCAGGCCCAAGCCCAGATGAGAAGATCAAGAATCGGTTGGACCCATTAAGGGAGATGCAGAAGCACCTGGGAAAGAAAAGGCACAGCAGTGAAAGCCGTCCTTCTAGAGAGGAGAGGCCTCAGAAACAACGGCCCAGAGA GCCACCTTCCCTACAAGAGCTCCGAGCTGAGCGTCTTCAGCGAGAAGCAGCTGAGAGGGCTCGAGCAGAGGCCCTGCTGGCCCGTGTACAAGGCCGAGCATCCCAACAAGGTCAGGTGGAAGTGGAAGAGACAGATGAACGGAGGCGGCGGTACAACTCCCAGTTCAACCCTCAGCTGGCCCGGCACCCCCGCCAGCAGAACCCCACTCCTACCCACTAA